From the Anaerolineales bacterium genome, one window contains:
- a CDS encoding DNA adenine methylase translates to MDYLLPSWKGSTVGKESTIHQLSPYLGKMKSQMANSLITTFSKPGDFICDPFSGSGTVAFEGWALGRRVFANDLNPYAVCLTRAKLSPPRNLSDALTEFENLQNIIAGSGESIDLRTVPRWVRLFFNNETLREILVWRKFLLNEKSYFLLACLLGILHHQRPGFLSFPSSHAVPYLRNKKFPIHDYPELYTYRDVSSRLRKKIERAFRRVPNLDYTLSRTISNEKAELLKLEDKVDLILTSPPYMRNLDYARDNRLRLWMLGISEWEALDQRVSPDENAFLNVIQLCFQNWSEQVREGGHCILVVGNMESKNHKKQLPELIVDLATAQNTKFQLAALFTEEIPQSRRIRRSYKGSIEETIIIFRRREQ, encoded by the coding sequence TTGGACTATTTATTGCCATCCTGGAAGGGGAGCACTGTTGGCAAGGAATCAACTATCCACCAGCTTTCGCCATATTTGGGAAAAATGAAATCCCAAATGGCAAATAGCCTAATTACAACTTTCTCCAAACCAGGTGATTTCATCTGCGATCCTTTTTCTGGAAGCGGGACAGTTGCCTTTGAAGGCTGGGCTCTTGGAAGAAGAGTATTTGCTAACGATTTAAATCCATATGCAGTTTGCCTTACCCGAGCAAAGTTATCACCCCCGCGCAATCTCTCAGATGCTTTAACAGAGTTTGAAAACCTTCAAAACATAATTGCCGGAAGTGGAGAATCTATTGATCTAAGGACAGTACCTCGTTGGGTTAGACTGTTCTTTAACAATGAAACTTTAAGAGAAATCCTTGTTTGGAGGAAATTTTTACTCAACGAAAAATCATACTTTCTGCTCGCATGTCTTTTGGGCATTTTGCACCATCAAAGACCAGGATTTTTATCGTTTCCAAGCAGTCACGCAGTTCCCTATTTGCGTAACAAGAAATTCCCGATTCATGACTATCCTGAGCTATACACCTATAGAGATGTTTCGAGCAGACTTCGAAAGAAAATTGAAAGGGCGTTTCGAAGAGTCCCGAATCTGGACTACACGCTATCAAGAACAATTAGCAATGAAAAAGCCGAGCTTTTAAAATTAGAGGACAAGGTGGATTTGATATTAACTAGCCCTCCATATATGCGAAATCTTGATTATGCTCGTGACAATAGATTGCGTTTATGGATGCTTGGAATATCAGAATGGGAAGCTTTAGACCAGAGAGTCTCTCCAGATGAAAATGCATTTTTAAATGTTATCCAACTATGCTTCCAAAATTGGTCTGAGCAAGTTCGAGAAGGTGGCCATTGCATCTTAGTAGTCGGTAATATGGAAAGCAAGAATCACAAGAAACAACTGCCGGAGTTGATTGTTGACCTAGCGACAGCTCAAAATACTAAGTTTCAGTTAGCAGCGCTTTTTACCGAAGAAATACCTCAATCTCGAAGAATAAGAAGAAGCTACAAGGGTAGCATAGAAGAAACTATAATCATCTTCCGAAGGCGGGAACAATGA
- a CDS encoding HAD family phosphatase: MDIQAVIWDFGGVLVRTADHTERERLAQKLGISRQELETRIFDGDNRRRAQFGEVDGDAYLQEVAAEFGVPVEGLTAAFFGADTLDETLMAYIRGLRPRYKTGLLSNAMNNLRALLVTRYPVYDAFDEVIISAEVGLMKPDIAIYSLAVARLSVQSQRAVFVDDFLPNVEGARQAGLQGIHFQSREQTLAELAALGVA; encoded by the coding sequence ATGGACATTCAAGCAGTCATCTGGGATTTTGGCGGTGTGCTGGTGCGCACCGCAGACCACACCGAGCGCGAACGCCTGGCGCAAAAATTGGGCATCAGCCGCCAGGAGCTCGAAACCCGTATTTTCGATGGCGACAACCGCCGCCGGGCGCAGTTTGGCGAGGTGGACGGGGATGCCTATTTGCAGGAAGTCGCTGCCGAGTTCGGCGTGCCCGTGGAAGGGCTGACCGCCGCCTTCTTCGGCGCCGACACGCTGGATGAGACCCTGATGGCCTACATCCGCGGCCTGCGCCCGCGCTACAAGACGGGCTTGCTCAGCAACGCCATGAACAATTTGCGCGCGCTGCTGGTTACGCGCTATCCCGTGTATGATGCCTTCGATGAGGTCATTATCTCCGCCGAGGTGGGACTGATGAAGCCGGACATCGCCATCTATTCGCTGGCGGTCGCCCGCCTGAGCGTGCAGTCACAACGCGCCGTGTTTGTGGATGATTTCCTGCCCAATGTCGAAGGCGCCCGCCAAGCCGGCTTGCAGGGCATCCATTTCCAAAGCCGCGAACAGACCCTGGCGGAATTGGCTGCGCTGGGCGTAGCATGA
- a CDS encoding ferritin-like domain-containing protein, with the protein MPAKAVLKGDSLTEEKQVLIERLNEDLAGELGAIIQYVTYAAKVTGPYRPQLVEFFLGEVPDEQRHAQFLANKIVALGGEPTTEARPVVPAYSNHEMLAAVLEAEQRAVRDYTQRALDADEFGDKGLVVELENIISDETTHAEETERILRDWPL; encoded by the coding sequence ATGCCTGCAAAAGCTGTCCTTAAAGGGGACTCCCTGACTGAAGAAAAACAGGTGCTGATTGAGCGCCTCAACGAAGACCTGGCGGGTGAGCTTGGCGCCATCATCCAGTACGTGACCTACGCCGCCAAGGTCACCGGGCCTTACCGCCCGCAATTGGTCGAATTCTTCCTGGGTGAAGTGCCGGACGAACAGCGCCATGCCCAGTTCCTGGCCAACAAGATCGTCGCCTTGGGCGGCGAACCCACTACCGAGGCACGCCCGGTGGTGCCGGCGTACAGCAACCACGAAATGCTGGCCGCCGTACTTGAGGCAGAGCAGCGCGCCGTGCGTGATTACACCCAGCGCGCCCTGGACGCCGACGAGTTCGGCGACAAAGGCCTGGTGGTGGAACTCGAGAACATCATTAGCGACGAAACCACCCACGCCGAAGAGACCGAGCGCATCTTGCGCGATTGGCCTCTCTAA
- a CDS encoding metallophosphoesterase family protein, translating into MTRLTLGLVADTHVPDRRRRLHPALLPALRAAGVSQILHAGDISRPRVLAELAQVAPVLAVRGNRDWFRSDDLPLTRCLTAGGVRVGLTHGHGGWRAYLADRLRYLVMGPQSFEFFAERAVAMLPDAQVVVFGHSHEPMITQLGNCLVINPGSACCQALPGRGPTFALLHIEGKKFEAEIVSMDIQPAKQ; encoded by the coding sequence ATGACCCGCCTGACCCTGGGCCTGGTGGCGGACACGCACGTGCCCGACCGCCGCCGCAGGCTGCACCCGGCTCTGCTGCCCGCTTTGCGAGCGGCCGGCGTCAGCCAGATCCTGCATGCCGGCGACATCTCCCGGCCGCGCGTGCTGGCGGAATTGGCCCAGGTGGCGCCGGTGCTGGCCGTGCGCGGCAACCGCGACTGGTTCCGTTCCGATGATCTGCCGCTGACCCGCTGCCTGACCGCGGGCGGGGTGCGCGTGGGGCTCACCCACGGCCACGGCGGCTGGCGCGCCTACCTGGCGGACCGGCTGCGCTATCTGGTGATGGGGCCGCAGTCCTTCGAATTTTTTGCGGAACGAGCGGTGGCCATGCTGCCCGATGCGCAGGTGGTGGTCTTCGGCCACAGCCACGAGCCGATGATCACTCAGCTGGGGAATTGCCTGGTGATCAACCCGGGTTCGGCATGCTGTCAGGCCCTCCCGGGGCGGGGGCCGACTTTCGCTCTTCTGCACATCGAAGGAAAGAAATTCGAGGCTGAGATTGTCTCTATGGATATACAGCCTGCCAAACAGTGA
- a CDS encoding GNAT family N-acetyltransferase, translating into MLNKTEDSQMDFSLRAPQLSDLQAVVDLHNECSRQLDAKDEITSAEMANFWETPDISLPDDLRLAQASDGRLLGYVEALTYGNPGANPYIHIRVLPAAAQAGVAAALMDWALARCEQVLARVPAELRVCISLHQLSTDETMPAVLAERGFQLVRHSFFMGVDLNQQLSAPQWPQNVELRPFKLESDAEPVYRALVDAFKDHYGFLEEPFEQGFPRWKHAMIEDEEAYIPELWFIAWEGDQVAGIALCKELPEDGKKIGWVEDLGVRRAWRKRGLGKALLLQSFQAFQQRGLSSAGLFVDASNLTGALRLYEGAGMRMRRQYDRYEKELRPGKEVRTTELTA; encoded by the coding sequence ATGTTAAACAAAACCGAAGACAGCCAGATGGATTTCAGCCTGCGGGCTCCCCAGCTCAGCGACTTGCAAGCTGTGGTCGACCTGCACAACGAGTGTTCGCGCCAGCTGGACGCCAAAGACGAGATCACGTCGGCGGAAATGGCCAATTTCTGGGAAACGCCGGATATCAGCCTGCCGGATGACCTTCGCCTGGCGCAGGCCAGCGACGGCCGCCTGCTGGGTTATGTTGAGGCGCTGACCTATGGCAATCCCGGGGCCAATCCCTACATCCATATTCGCGTCCTGCCGGCTGCGGCCCAGGCCGGAGTGGCCGCCGCCCTGATGGACTGGGCCTTGGCTCGCTGTGAACAGGTGCTGGCGCGTGTCCCGGCGGAGCTGCGCGTCTGCATCAGTCTGCACCAACTCAGCACTGACGAAACCATGCCCGCCGTGCTCGCCGAGCGCGGATTTCAGCTGGTGCGCCACAGCTTTTTTATGGGTGTGGACCTGAACCAGCAGCTCTCCGCGCCGCAATGGCCGCAGAATGTCGAACTGCGCCCCTTCAAGCTCGAGTCGGATGCGGAACCGGTCTACCGCGCTCTGGTGGATGCCTTCAAGGACCATTACGGCTTCCTGGAAGAGCCGTTCGAACAGGGCTTTCCGCGTTGGAAACACGCCATGATCGAGGACGAAGAAGCCTACATCCCGGAGCTGTGGTTCATCGCCTGGGAGGGCGACCAGGTCGCCGGCATCGCTCTCTGCAAAGAGCTGCCAGAAGATGGCAAGAAGATCGGCTGGGTGGAAGACTTAGGCGTGCGCCGCGCCTGGCGCAAGCGCGGCTTGGGCAAGGCGCTGCTATTGCAAAGCTTTCAAGCCTTTCAGCAGCGCGGCCTGTCCTCGGCGGGCTTGTTTGTGGACGCCAGCAATCTGACCGGTGCCCTGCGTTTGTACGAAGGGGCAGGAATGCGTATGCGGCGGCAATACGACCGCTACGAGAAGGAACTCCGTCCTGGAAAGGAGGTGAGGACCACTGAACTAACGGCCTAG
- a CDS encoding aminopeptidase P family protein encodes MKSDLPALMEERNLDALVVFGDALHNPAMVYFTGVVHVTSGMLVLRRGQEPVLYCHAMEREEAAASGLATRNITEYNYPAILKDCGGDHTLAEARLHQRMLTDAGLTAGRVVVYGQRDAGASFGLLSALGELMPGIEFVGEIKDSMLQEARATKDQQEVERLRAILTQTTEVVGQTADFLSRQKAKDGVLVDAEGQPVTVGVVKSKINLWLAERGLDNPHGTIFAPGAEGAVPHNTGRPDSLLRLGEPIVFDIFPVEAGGGYWADFTRTWCLGHASDGALALYEDVHYAYETIMSELKPDTPCAGYQMRVCEIFKERGHPTVAEDPATKDGYVHSLAHGLGLDIHERPTFGRDASGKDILKRGAVVTIEPGLYYPERGLGMRLENAVYMRPDGAPEVLAPYPLDLVIPLK; translated from the coding sequence ATGAAATCTGACCTGCCTGCCCTGATGGAGGAACGCAACCTGGACGCCCTGGTGGTCTTTGGCGATGCGCTGCACAACCCGGCCATGGTTTACTTCACCGGCGTGGTGCATGTCACCAGCGGCATGCTGGTGCTGCGCCGCGGCCAAGAGCCTGTGCTGTACTGCCATGCGATGGAGCGCGAAGAAGCCGCCGCCAGCGGCCTGGCCACGCGCAACATCACCGAATACAACTACCCCGCCATCCTCAAGGATTGCGGCGGCGACCACACCCTGGCCGAGGCGCGCCTGCACCAGCGCATGCTGACCGACGCCGGCCTGACCGCCGGCCGGGTGGTGGTCTACGGGCAGCGCGACGCGGGGGCGAGCTTTGGCCTGCTGAGCGCGCTGGGCGAACTGATGCCCGGCATCGAGTTCGTCGGCGAGATCAAGGACTCGATGCTGCAGGAAGCGCGGGCCACCAAGGACCAGCAGGAAGTGGAACGCCTGCGGGCGATCCTGACGCAGACCACCGAGGTGGTGGGCCAGACCGCCGACTTCCTCAGCCGCCAGAAAGCCAAAGACGGCGTGCTGGTCGACGCCGAGGGCCAACCAGTGACGGTGGGCGTGGTGAAGTCCAAGATCAACCTGTGGCTGGCCGAGCGCGGCCTGGACAACCCGCACGGCACGATCTTCGCCCCCGGGGCGGAGGGGGCCGTGCCGCACAACACCGGCCGGCCAGACAGCCTGCTGCGCCTGGGCGAGCCGATCGTCTTCGACATCTTCCCGGTGGAAGCCGGCGGCGGCTACTGGGCCGACTTTACGCGCACCTGGTGCCTGGGCCATGCCAGCGACGGCGCCCTGGCGCTGTATGAGGATGTGCATTACGCCTACGAAACGATCATGAGCGAACTGAAGCCGGATACACCCTGCGCCGGCTACCAGATGCGCGTATGCGAGATCTTCAAAGAACGCGGCCACCCCACCGTGGCGGAAGACCCGGCCACCAAGGACGGCTATGTGCACTCGCTGGCCCACGGCCTGGGGCTGGACATTCACGAGCGCCCCACCTTTGGCCGTGACGCCAGCGGCAAGGACATCCTCAAGCGCGGCGCGGTGGTGACGATCGAGCCCGGCCTGTATTACCCAGAGCGCGGCCTGGGCATGCGCCTGGAGAACGCGGTGTACATGCGACCGGACGGCGCGCCGGAAGTGCTGGCGCCCTACCCGCTGGATCTGGTGATCCCGCTGAAATAG
- a CDS encoding PH domain-containing protein, which yields MLGKLLGLASEVSAEEVKNQFGPILLDDEEVQIGFRVIRDIFIFTDRRLLLIDKQGLTGRKAEYHTIPYSSITHFSTESAGTFDMDAELKIWIKGMDKPIQKELKKGINIIGLQKTLAHFVTKK from the coding sequence ATGTTGGGGAAACTGTTGGGCTTGGCTTCCGAAGTAAGTGCCGAGGAGGTCAAGAATCAATTCGGCCCTATTCTGCTTGACGATGAAGAAGTTCAGATCGGTTTTCGAGTTATTCGAGACATCTTTATTTTCACAGACCGGCGGCTCTTGCTGATCGATAAGCAAGGGCTAACCGGACGCAAAGCAGAGTATCACACCATCCCATACTCATCTATTACGCACTTTTCCACGGAGAGCGCTGGCACCTTTGATATGGATGCGGAGCTAAAGATCTGGATCAAAGGCATGGACAAGCCTATCCAGAAAGAGCTCAAAAAAGGCATCAATATCATCGGCCTGCAAAAGACACTGGCCCATTTTGTGACCAAGAAGTAA
- the tsaD gene encoding tRNA (adenosine(37)-N6)-threonylcarbamoyltransferase complex transferase subunit TsaD — protein MARRKKLGPARILGIETSCDETAAAVVENGRLALSNVVASQAQMHAKYGGVFPEVASRQHIKVIDAVVEEALAQAHLELGDVDAIAVTRGPGLPGSLLVGLNMAKGLALGSGLPLYGINHLEGHLYSAWVQLGEAAAEDPGPQFPLLALIVSGGHTELVLMKDHLHYQRLGGTLDDAAGEAFDKVARLIGLGYPGGPAIQQAAEGGNPAAFKLARAWLPDSWDFSFSGLKTNVLHVVRELTIGQDLQIGEARLPSGGQAADLAASFQQAVVDVLVGKTLRAAEEFGAAEILVAGGVSANAALRAAFGDSPRPVHFPPMPLCTDNAAMIAAAGYFRHEIKGQADELDIDIEPGLGLDSM, from the coding sequence ATGGCGCGTCGCAAAAAGTTAGGCCCTGCCCGCATCTTGGGCATCGAAACCTCCTGCGACGAGACCGCCGCGGCGGTGGTGGAGAATGGCCGCCTGGCGCTCTCCAATGTGGTGGCCTCCCAAGCCCAGATGCACGCCAAATACGGCGGCGTGTTCCCTGAAGTGGCCTCGCGCCAGCACATCAAAGTCATCGACGCTGTGGTGGAAGAAGCGCTGGCCCAGGCACACCTGGAGCTGGGCGATGTGGACGCCATTGCAGTGACGCGCGGCCCCGGCCTGCCCGGCTCGCTGTTGGTGGGCTTGAACATGGCCAAGGGCCTGGCGCTGGGTTCCGGCCTGCCGCTGTACGGCATTAACCACCTGGAAGGTCATTTGTATTCAGCCTGGGTGCAGCTGGGCGAAGCGGCCGCCGAAGACCCCGGCCCGCAGTTCCCGCTGCTCGCCCTGATCGTCTCCGGCGGACACACCGAGCTGGTGCTGATGAAGGACCATTTGCACTACCAGCGCCTGGGCGGCACGTTGGACGACGCCGCCGGCGAAGCCTTCGACAAGGTGGCGCGGCTGATCGGCCTGGGCTACCCCGGCGGCCCGGCCATCCAGCAGGCGGCAGAGGGCGGCAACCCGGCGGCCTTCAAGCTGGCGCGGGCCTGGCTGCCGGACAGCTGGGATTTCTCGTTCAGCGGACTGAAGACCAATGTGCTGCACGTGGTGCGTGAGCTGACCATCGGGCAGGACCTGCAGATCGGCGAGGCGCGCCTGCCGAGTGGCGGGCAGGCCGCCGATTTGGCGGCCAGCTTCCAGCAGGCCGTGGTGGACGTGCTGGTGGGCAAGACCCTGCGCGCCGCCGAGGAGTTCGGCGCGGCTGAGATCCTGGTGGCCGGCGGGGTGAGCGCAAACGCCGCCCTAAGGGCGGCGTTTGGCGACAGCCCGCGGCCGGTGCACTTCCCCCCCATGCCGCTTTGCACAGACAACGCGGCGATGATCGCCGCGGCGGGCTACTTCCGCCATGAGATTAAAGGGCAGGCTGATGAATTGGATATAGATATTGAGCCTGGGTTGGGATTGGATAGTATGTAG